From the Deltaproteobacteria bacterium genome, the window TTTATTCTTTCTAACATCTTTAAACTACGGTTATTTTGCATTGCCTTTGCTAATGATACCTCTGCAAATGTCATGTTGTTTTCTATCTGTTTATATCCCATTTTTCTACCCCCCTTTTAAGGTGTATTTTAGGGAATATTATAATAGGATTATGTGTGATTTGTCAAGTGATTTCAATGGCTTGCCTTTGAAAATCTCCTTTTCTCTCCATCCAGAATATCTTCTTTAAACCTTCCTTTTTATATCGCCAATCAGCTCCCTCATTTCCGTTTCTTCCACTGCTTCCATTGGCTATTTTCCTCAAATCTTCCATCTTTTCCCTATATCCCTAAATATAGGGGTTGTGCAAAGGTCTCACGATTTATTAGGGACACATCCCAATTTCCGCACCGGCTCAACAAGCCAGAAGCTCGAAAACCAACAAGCTGATCGCTGACAAGCCTCTACCTGACAACTATCTCCCCGCTTTTAGTCCTTATCTCCACTTCAAAGCCGCTCAAAAAATCCATTCCTAAAAGCCCGTCGACATAGACCCCGATCGGCAGCGTATGCCCCAGAACGCTGAAGTCTTTCATAGTCTTTCCAAAACAACTAAAGCTATCAACTTGGACAACCGGAACTATCTCATATCCGCTTCCTGTAATTATTCGCTGTCTCTTTGCAGCAGTTGCCGGACTGGAACCAATGGCCTCCAACATCTCCTGGGACAAGATTGTATACGCGGAACCTGTGTCTATCAGTAGTTTTGGGTATGCCTTGCCGTTTTCTCCCTCTACAAAAGACCTTGTCATCAGCAGCCGACCATGTTTTTCCAGCTTATAAATCTTCACAATTCAACACCACGGCAAGGTCTCCCGGAATCTCACCGGTGTATTCTATATACAGGCTTTTACCTTTCACTTTTGCAAGCTGTTCGTATATTTCGGACTTATCCCTTGAGTGGGTAATTACTTCCCCCTCCTGCAATTTGAAGTCTTTATCAACCTTCTTTGCCTCTATCAATACCCATTCATTTTTGAATTTCTTTACAATCTCTTTCCACTTCATGGCTAACCT encodes:
- a CDS encoding retropepsin-like domain-containing protein, producing MKIYKLEKHGRLLMTRSFVEGENGKAYPKLLIDTGSAYTILSQEMLEAIGSSPATAAKRQRIITGSGYEIVPVVQVDSFSCFGKTMKDFSVLGHTLPIGVYVDGLLGMDFLSGFEVEIRTKSGEIVVR